One Kazachstania africana CBS 2517 chromosome 5, complete genome DNA window includes the following coding sequences:
- the RLM1 gene encoding Rlm1p (similar to Saccharomyces cerevisiae SMP1 (YBR182C) and RLM1 (YPL089C); ancestral locus Anc_8.566): MGRRKIEIQPISDERNRTVTFIKRKAGLFKKAHELSVLCQVDVAVLILGPNNTFYEFSSVDANQLIDEFQNNADLIHESMDPSHFGDFQKKSLVHFQKPATMDNDMAQDEILFMKRSSRSSMENPNKKTKFDNAATSPIFNPLQQKVQRQFKNLSSMSSMASSPTLSNFDEVKSVPDNGNDSANVRIVRSHSPSSKLSMRPRLRVEIPNNNVLGNNSITSESASPDSSNNTANGTNTGANNSDNHPLHKTDRTSVTLSNRNNSFNHNNLPPILQTASATMPPYVATPLQNNPNFKTFNRNKPLLSPIINNEPSRFSNDLMIQSPNNPSNLMFQDWSLKQSSASGQTGLTPYVNFGQTPIVNKFFNFSNEFINNRETKESKDNKEDQ; encoded by the coding sequence ATGGGTAGAcgtaaaattgaaattcaacCAATTTCagatgaaagaaatagaacTGTAACTTTTATTAAAAGGAAAGCTGGTTTATTTAAGAAAGCACATGAGCTATCTGTTCTATGTCAAGTAGACGTTGCGGTTCTAATCCTCGGCCCCAATAACACATTCTACGAATTCTCGTCTGTAGATGCAAATCAACTCATTGATgagtttcaaaataatgctGATTTGATTCATGAATCAATGGATCCTTCACACTTCGgtgattttcaaaagaagagtCTTGTTCATTTTCAGAAACCTGCTACCATGGATAATGATATGGCACAAGACGAAATTCTTTTTATGAAGAGAAGTAGTCGATCTTCAATGGAAAATCCAAacaagaaaacaaaattcGATAATGCTGCTACATCTCCAATATTCAATCCTTTACAACAAAAAGTACAAAgacaatttaaaaatttaagTAGTATGAGTTCGATGGCTTCATCACCAACGCTATCCAATTTCGATGAGGTTAAGTCCGTGCCAGACAATGGTAATGACAGCGCGAATGTACGAATCGTCAGATCACATAGTCCATCAAGTAAATTATCAATGAGACCAAGGCTTAGGGTAGAGATTCCAAATAATAACGTACTGGGgaataattcaataactAGTGAATCCGCGTCACCGGATTCTTCCAATAATACTGCAAATGGAACTAATACCGGTGCGAATAATAGTGATAATCATCCACTACATAAAACCGACAGAACATCAGTAACATTATCAAATAGgaataattctttcaacCACAATAATTTACCACCAATTTTACAAACTGCATCTGCCACAATGCCACCTTACGTTGCAACACCATTACAAAATAACCCAAATTTTAAAACATTCAATAGAAACAAGCCATTACTGTCACCAATTATAAATAACGAGCCATCCCGATTTTCAAATGACCTCATGATACAATCGCCGAACAACCCATCCAATCTGATGTTTCAGGACTGGTCTTTAAAACAATCAAGCGCTTCGGGACAGACGGGTCTGACGCCTTATGTCAATTTTGGTCAGACACCCATAGTTAAtaagtttttcaatttctcaaATGAATTCATAAATAATAGGGAAACAAAGGAAAGCAAGGATAATAAAGAGGACCAATGA
- the YDC1 gene encoding alkaline dihydroceramidase (similar to Saccharomyces cerevisiae YPC1 (YBR183W) and YDC1 (YPL087W); ancestral locus Anc_8.564): protein MVKLIWDYPDAQPVGYWGNTTAIIDWCEENYVISKYFAEWTNTLTNTVYFIVASYYIYRARKNKLETRFTLIGLGFGLVGFGSWLFHMTLKYDFQLLDELPMLYATAIPAWGLFCEFDWKLFRKRQRDDNKCSVKLQAIIAIAIFALVTLTTWIYIDLKIPSIFQIFYGILTVGVVIISAIFTYTVIEENKESELVKRNLMTTMTMGSIIFVMGFFCWQLDVHYCSFWRFLRRSYLHLPLGTLLELHGWWHILTGIGVYIFIVFLEYLRVLVIGTNTDYMFIWRWGIIPELTRNDSAIYTSFSETFWGPYVIEK, encoded by the coding sequence ATGGTGAAACTTATTTGGGACTATCCAGATGCTCAGCCTGTAGGTTACTGGGGTAATACGACCGCCATCATTGATTGGtgtgaagaaaattatgtcatttcaaaatattttgctGAATGGACAAATACACTAACAAATACAGTGTATTTCATCGTAGCGTCGTATTATATCTACAGAGCACGTAAAAATAAGCTAGAGACAAGATTTACTTTGATCGGATTAGGGTTCGGTCTAGTCGGTTTTGGCTCCTGGTTGTTCCACATGACTTTGAAATATGATTTTCAATTACTAGATGAATTACCTATGTTGTATGCTACAGCTATTCCCGCATGGGGACTGTTCTGCGAATTTGACTGGAAATTATTCAGGAAGAGACAAAGAGATGATAATAAATGTAGTGTCAAATTACAAGCAATTATTGCTATTGCTATATTTGCCCTCGTAACTCTAACGACATGGAtatatattgatttgaaaattccctcaatctttcaaatattttatggGATCTTAACCGTAGGTGTTGTGATCATCTCTGCCATCTTCACTTACACTGTCATCGAAGAGAATAAAGAATCAGAGCTagtaaaaagaaatttaatgacTACAATGACCATGGGTTCAATCATTTTTGTCATGGGATTCTTCTGCTGGCAATTAGATGTTCATTATTGCTCCTTTTGGAGATTTTTAAGAAGATCCTATTTACATTTGCCTCTCGGTACCCTTTTAGAATTACATGGCTGGTGGCATATACTCACGGGTATTGGCGTCTACATTTTTATCGTTTTTCTAGAGTATCTAAGAGTACTCGTAATTGGTACTAATACGGACTACATGTTTATTTGGAGATGGGGTATCATTCCTGAATTGACAAGAAACGATTCGGCCATATACACTTCCTTTTCGGAAACATTCTGGGGACCTTATgtgattgaaaaatga
- the ELP3 gene encoding Elongator subunit ELP3 (similar to Saccharomyces cerevisiae ELP3 (YPL086C); ancestral locus Anc_8.563): MGRRGKGPKTNNQKLAPEKERFIQCCGDVTLELTNSLTSSKEINLNGLITKFSKKYKLKQQPRLTDIINSIPDQYKKYLLPKLKAKPVRTASGIAVVAVMCKPHRCPHIAYTGNICVYCPGGPDSDFEYSTQSYTGYEPTSMRAIRARYDPYEQARGRVEQLKQLGHSIDKVEYVVMGGTFMSLPIDYREDFITKLHNALSGFNGNDLDEAIKYSQQSLTKCVGITIETRPDYCTETHLDDMLRYGCTRLEIGVQSLYEDVARDTNRGHTVKSVCETFAIAKDAGYKVVSHMMPDLPNVGMERDIEQFKEYFENPGFRTDGLKIYPTLVIRGTGLYELWKTGRYKSYNANALVDLVARIMALVPPWTRIYRVQRDIPMPLVTSGVDNGNLRELALARMKDLGTKCRDIRTREVGIQEVHHKVSPDQVELIRRDYYANGGWETFLSYEDPKKDILVGLLRLRKASKKYTYRKEFTSQRTSIVRELHVYGSVVPLHSRDPRKFQHQGFGTLLMEEAERIAREEHGSEKISVISGVGVRNYYARLGYELDGPYMSKHI, encoded by the coding sequence ATGGGACGTCGTGGTAAAGGGCCAAAAACTAATAATCAAAAACTTGCTCCGGAAAAGGAGCGTTTTATTCAATGTTGTGGTGATGTGACGTTGGAGCTGACAAATTCATTAACTTCCtcaaaagaaatcaatctAAATGGATTAATTACCAAGTTTTCTAAAAAATACAAGCTGAAGCAACAACCAAGATTAACTGACATTATTAATTCTATTCCTGATCAATACAAGAAGTATTTACTGCCAAAATTAAAAGCAAAACCTGTTAGAACGGCATCTGGTattgctgttgttgctgtCATGTGTAAGCCACATCGTTGTCCACATATTGCATATACGGGGAACATTTGTGTATATTGCCCTGGTGGTCCAGATTCAGATTTCGAATATTCAACACAATCATATACAGGGTACGAACCTACTTCGATGAGAGCCATTAGAGCTCGATATGACCCGTACGAACAAGCACGTGGGAGAGTAGAACAATTAAAACAACTGGGTCATTCTATAGATAAAGTGGAGTATGTCGTTATGGGTGGTACCTTCATGTCATTACCTATAGATTATCGTGAAGATTTTATTACTAAGCTACATAATGCTCTTTCTGGGTTCAACGGTAACGACCTAGACGAAGCCATCAAATATTCACAACAAAGTTTAACAAAGTGTGTCGGGATCACTATTGAAACCAGACCCGACTACTGTACCGAAACCCATCTTGATGATATGTTAAGATATGGATGTACTAGATTAGAAATTGGTGTTCAATCGTTATATGAAGATGTGGCGAGAGATACAAATAGAGGCCATACAGTCAAATCTGTTTGTGAAACATTTGCCATAGCTAAAGATGCAGGTTATAAAGTTGTCTCGCATATGATGCCTGATCTACCAAATGTTGGAATGGAAAGAGATATTGAACAATTTAaggaatattttgaaaatccaGGTTTCAGAACTGACGGTTTGAAGATTTATCCAACTTTGGTCATTAGAGGAACCGGTTTATACGAATTATGGAAAACTGGTAGATACAAGTCGTATAATGCTAATGCATTAGTCGATTTAGTGGCCAGAATTATGGCTCTTGTCCCTCCCTGGACCAGAATTTATCGTGTTCAAAGAGATATCCCAATGCCTCTAGTTACATCCGGTGTTGATAATGGTAATCTAAGAGAATTAGCTTTGGCAAGAATGAAGGATCTTGGTACTAAATGTAGAGATATTCGTACAAGAGAGGTCGGTATTCAAGAAGTTCATCATAAAGTGTCGCCAGACCAAGTTGAATTGATTAGAAGAGATTATTATGCAAACGGTGGCTGGGAAACTTTCTTATCATATGAAGATCCAAAGAAAGATATCTTGGTTGGTTTATTAAGACTAAGAAAGGCTTCTAAGAAGTATACATACAGAAAGGAATTCACATCACAGAGAACGTCCATTGTTAGAGAATTACACGTTTACGGATCTGTTGTTCCACTACATTCCAGAGATCCGCGTAAGTTCCAACATCAAGGCTTTGGTACTTTATTGATGGAAGAAGCTGAAAGAATCGCCAGAGAGGAACATGGCTCTGAGAAGATTTCTGTTATCTCAGGTGTTGGTGTCAGAAATTATTATGCAAGATTAGGTTATGAGTTAGACGGTCCATATATGTCCAAGcatatttaa
- the SEC16 gene encoding COPII coat assembly protein SEC16 (similar to Saccharomyces cerevisiae SEC16 (YPL085W); ancestral locus Anc_8.562): protein MTPEAKKRKNQKKRARQKQKKVSEKATDTVNQEEINPPVSDESPIVQAIESNNESTPESHIVETSETATDATSEKVSTIKSIDSVEVHAAPEREESYQTEAMGTIHAPDHHDSVAHELEDGNQEQLLVAEGHSEPEDKSALDKESENSVSKEQHLINDPLDEVITKNNEDAVNDQQFAHGTKTKEKPSLADNVGTQQQNTKEDLFGSYDDSSSFLDGTNEADSRGSPDVGIAKESDMIETIDSRPVQQHPEEDIFSFQSSNIEEKIFPDSADNDVKEDVTEHDKNLHERNALKSDEVKENLENGHDDLFGNHHDEHELMPWETAEKDENMQADLSNSKDASNTIDFGQSITEPPLTASTNALDAPTENPLTTGQSDLSGEKQNNVGKIDVASVDDLFGEQEGDVEDSAFWENQSDVAGPKEEAKSNEEPNQKQVKETKKFSFLEEDEDLLDEDSFLEAEDEDISKEQELQSGIESNAVPDIDTKQNTQEPSSKYAPPFAKPLQAVQSLPTTAVIETSLGTSVGIVPPQPFKNIVASPSIPTSSPYMAPTGISASNPIIAEGQSIEKLNDEKKKSDAYDFPMEIMAEKIKPVHAKPVGVPTLKVNIPSAPVSRKSSITSPQRSISFKNAPPLPQNPYANVSIKTEPSISIMSPQQSIVMPNQQLPHASKNIPSSYQPPQIPMGSKARTFSNVSSASTSNKAADGSGYAPLHNYSPSTSRNASVNKYAPSTQPSQPLHKQKMPYAIPPEQTFPLPIKTNETLPINTTTFEPAVPNIVSPTSLTPSAVRGSHARKTSSVYAPIQSSSKYAPTVHPQHMTQNFNEPQPLPSTDKYPPPTMAPVQSIPKTLKQVNLINTGAPPIPHGGYIVGKAYSSQVQSFKVDNEALLTRQFPVFSWTNSNKIVYGIPAHSNTYLNFHSTLESVNVIPYDTLIKCDSLLQSFPGPLSSKTKKKDVEKWLETTIKELKLDDFSTELIIWQLLKFKLTGSHTLKDIANLLYNSNVSALYLSQREKQVQTTPNAYRLDADGQMRILASLQVGDHEGAFALALRRQDYAMALLIGSLAGKEKWADVVQRYLNQEVGTLTAGSEAWANLLYLIFQVFIGNSRAAVEHFYTNRAESDWALANWKAIVSAVLININSDTPSSSSSQTMQIPSIVLEFLLEFGIFLSHRNEALASSVVFMIAGIPLSNLPVISNSDVLFENVGQVNTTKGSIWSELYHYCYCCANPKVQGPPVLLQEKLFHAFCLYEHGLPAAASKYTDYIGSKLKSSTKNSVNFINIMPALNGLTSRVAESNTGWLAKPKLNSVWGQLDKSFNKYIGGDVEDTKTSNEKKIFDGITPYSSNNSSVVDLVQPVFTPYQAQLNRRSYGQIDAALVNAPGQLNNQNSHASTGMVGDIGALLQPRNDQSFQGSPQRVPHANLRAGDVHTSQSRKVKKDSTLHLEQLGMKSEVSYVAPPMAKQNSTLQSGQSSKVLMNSTAPTEADSSSKQSNKVGESHVSATDLPREFSNAPGTPVMLPPPKTKKKARAARVITGGLSYAETTPLPYNNTSQVSIDNGSVVASTNIESTTLNLPANEMILPRTVEAPIQNEHIGSVLPKDIVQHMVESGENVEKEIVTEIQPDEHARFSPNERIVEPAYEPSPSLNTLAVDRPRQEENDEQGTREAKEAESIQAVETVTAVERVQPKEGTQIPEVNEIVGSSHFNEAVQGQLKEPVKIGDTLSPVDNLEEQDNQNDSDYVNEEDQPSVNNNYVAQRRPAGDTKVPLESPKAQLTNGEIDEQELVDSPADVPGLGLNIRSDKVLPPPVFTNPYAPPLLKNKTIASNGPSQRKAYLPTSYSQSTPNVVQDEPIVGDNVDMFAYGGYKSHSEEKQAAIEPPEWVEPPVSLSAHIGEAKQFEQENILPTEPSNIAGQSLMHPKPSTNKFAPIRASEVVTNETFEPVIKKSDSNFRSFTPVVTGVDSIEYNDVVEDESDDEDEGAATKKDATKSAKKKEEYEKPVDGDNKPGWFGWLKKETNEKKPVKAKLGNQNSFYYDEKLRRWVNKNATEEEKQKLAEAAAPPPPPVIKRKDTVPKTKPRASISHVQPSAVSPVAAVLPTNPLTGEPLMTTPSIVAEDKLAEKSAPAAPTPGQGPAITSQPGSAINNLSGKKTNDLNDLLNISGTRSVASRRKKKSGRGYVNVMENL from the coding sequence ATGACACCTGAGGCtaagaaaaggaagaatcaaaaaaaaagagccAGACAGAAGCAGAAAAAGGTATCTGAAAAGGCTACTGATACTGTAAATCAAGAAGAGATAAATCCACCAGTCAGCGATGAGTCTCCTATTGTACAAGCCATTGAGAGTAATAATGAAAGCACTCCTGAGTCACATATAGTCGAAACAAGTGAAACAGCGACCGATGCAACGTCCGAAAAGGTATCAACCATTAAATCGATCGATAGTGTTGAAGTGCATGCTGCCCCAGAACGTGAAGAAAGCTACCAAACAGAGGCTATGGGAACTATACATGCACCAGATCATCATGATAGTGTTGCACATGAATTGGAAGACGGAAACCAAGAACAGTTATTAGTAGCAGAAGGACATTCGGAGCCAGAAGATAAGTCTGCTCTTGATaaagaaagtgaaaacTCCGTTTCCAAGGAGCAACATTTGATCAATGACCCTTTGGATGAAGTAATCACCAagaataatgaagatgctGTAAATGATCAGCAATTTGCACATGGGACAAAAACTAAAGAAAAGCCAAGTTTAGCCGATAATGTAGGGacacaacaacaaaatacTAAAGAAGACCTATTTGGTTCATATGATGACAGTTCTAGTTTCTTAGATGGGACAAACGAGGCAGATAGCCGTGGTAGCCCCGATGTGGGCATTGCAAAAGAATCGGATATGATTGAGACCATAGATTCGAGACCTGTTCAGCAGCATCCAGAGGAAGATATATTTAGTTTTCAGAGCTCtaacattgaagaaaaaatatttccaGATTCCGCTGATAATGATGTGAAAGAAGATGTCACAGAGCATGACAAGAACCTTCACGAGCGAAATGCATTGAAGAGTGATGAggtaaaagaaaatttagagAATGGACACGATGACCTATTTGGAAATCATCATGATGAGCACGAGCTAATGCCATGGGAAACAGCAGAAAAGGATGAAAATATGCAAGCAGATCTTTCTAATTCAAAAGATGCCTCTAATACCATTGATTTTGGGCAAAGCATTACAGAACCTCCGTTAACAGCGTCAACAAACGCACTTGATGCTCCTACTGAAAACCCTTTGACTACTGGTCAGTCAGACTTGTCGGGTGAAAAGCAAAATAATGTTGGAAAGATAGACGTTGCAAGTGTTGATGATCTCTTCGGTGAACAAGAGGGTGATGTCGAAGATAGTGCATTTTGGGAAAATCAATCCGATGTCGCCGGTCCGAAAGAAGAGGCtaaatcaaatgaagaacCAAATCAAAAACAAGTTAAAGAAACTAAAAAATTCTCGTTTTTagaggaagatgaagatttacTAGATGAGGACAGTTTTTTAGAAGCAGAAGATGAGGATATTTCCAAAGAGCAAGAGCTACAGAGTGGTATAGAATCTAATGCAGTACCAGATATAGACACAAAGCAGAACACACAAGAACCTTCTTCCAAGTATGCTCCTCCATTCGCAAAACCTTTACAAGCTGTTCAATCACTTCCAACTACCGCAGTAATTGAAACATCATTAGGTACTTCTGTTGGGATTGTTCCGCCGCAACCATTCAAGAATATTGTGGCAAGTCCTTCAATACCAACCTCTTCACCTTATATGGCACCAACTGGTATTAGCGCCTCAAACCCTATAATAGCGGAGGGTCAATCGATTGAGAAACTGAAcgatgaaaagaaaaaatctgaTGCGTACGACTTTCCAATGGAAATTATGgctgaaaaaatcaaaccTGTGCATGCAAAACCTGTCGGCGTCCCAACTTTAAAAGTGAACATTCCATCTGCTCCTGTTAGCagaaaatcttcaattacTTCACCCCAAAGAAGCATCAGTTTCAAGAATGCGCCGCCATTACCACAAAACCCATACGCAAATGTTTCTATCAAAACAGAACCATCTATTTCGATCATGTCTCCTCAACAAAGTATTGTCATGCCTAACCAACAATTACCACACGCAAGCAAGAATATTCCCTCATCTTATCAGCCTCCTCAAATTCCAATGGGCTCGAAAGCGAGGACTTTTAGTAATGTTTCTAGTGCAAGTACATCAAATAAGGCCGCTGATGGAAGCGGTTATGCCCCTTTGCATAATTACAGCCCATCTACTTCAAGGAATGCAAGCGTTAATAAGTATGCACCATCTACTCAGCCCAGTCAACCTTTGCATAAGCAGAAGATGCCATATGCGATCCCTCCTGAACAAACATTCCCCTTACCTATAAAAACTAATGAAACACTACCCATAAATACAACTACTTTTGAACCAGCTGTCCCAAATATTGTATCGCCTACAAGCCTGACACCAAGTGCGGTAAGGGGTAGCCATGCAAGAAAGACGTCGAGTGTATACGCACCAATTCAGAGCAGCTCGAAGTATGCACCAACCGTACATCCACAACATATgactcaaaattttaatgaacCTCAACCTCTTCCATCCACTGACAAATATCCCCCTCCAACAATGGCACCTGTACAATCGATTCCAAAAACATTGAAGCAGGTAAATCTCATAAATACAGGTGCACCACCAATTCCTCATGGTGGGTATATTGTGGGAAAAGCTTACTCTAGCCAGGTACAATCTTTTAAAGTTGATAACGAAGCGCTACTGACACGTCAATTTCCTGTGTTCAGCTGGACTAATTCGAACAAAATTGTGTATGGTATTCCAGCTCATTCAAACACTTATTTGAACTTCCATTCAACCTTGGAATCTGTCAATGTGATCCCTTACGACACGCTAATAAAATGCGATTCTTTGTTGCAATCTTTTCCTGGACCTCTTTCTTCtaaaacaaagaaaaaagatgtgGAAAAATGGTTAGAAACTACTATAAAGGAACTAAAATTGGATGATTTCTCCACGGAATTGATCATCTGGCAATTGCTAAAATTCAAACTCACTGGTAGCCATACTTTGAAGGATATTGCAAATTTACTCTATAATTCAAATGTTTCTGCGTTATACCTTTCACAGCGTGAAAAACAGGTACAGACTACGCCAAATGCCTACAGGTTAGATGCTGATGGTCAGATGAGAATTCTAGCATCATTGCAAGTTGGAGATCATGAAGGCGCATTCGCCTTGGCATTAAGAAGACAAGATTATGCAATGGCTCTCTTGATCGGTTCATTAGCAGGGAAAGAGAAATGGGCTGACGTGGTTCAAAGATATCTCAACCAGGAAGTGGGCACGTTAACCGCTGGCTCAGAGGCTTGGGCAAATTTgttatatttaattttccAAGTTTTTATTGGTAATTCGAGGGCTGCAGTAGAGCACTTTTACACTAACAGAGCTGAATCAGACTGGGCTTTAGCAAATTGGAAAGCCATCGTCTCGGCTGTTCTGATTAACATTAACAGTGACACACCAAGCTCGTCATCATCCCAAACCATGCAGATCCCTAGTATTGTGCTAGAATTTTTACTAGAGTTTGGGATTTTTTTGAGCCATAGGAATGAAGCATTAGCATCTTCAGTTGTCTTTATGATTGCTGGTATTCCTCTATCTAATCTTCCTGTGATTTCAAACTCAGATGtcttatttgaaaatgtcGGTCAGGTAAATACTACAAAGGGTTCAATATGGTCCGAACTTTATCACTATTGTTATTGCTGTGCAAATCCAAAGGTACAAGGACCCCCTGTTTTGCTTCAAGAGAAGTTATTTCATGCCTTTTGCCTATATGAGCACGGATTGCCGGCAGCCGCTTCAAAATATACCGATTACATTGGTTCAAAGTTAAAATCATCCACTAAAAATAGtgtcaattttatcaatattatgCCAGCATTGAATGGTTTGACATCCAGAGTAGCAGAAAGTAATACTGGATGGCTTGCCAAGCCAAAGTTAAATAGTGTATGGGGACAATTAGATAAGTCTTTCAACAAATACATTGGAGGAGATGTAGAGGATACCAAAACatctaatgaaaaaaagatatttgacGGCATCACACCATATTCCTCCAATAATTCATCCGTGGTGGATTTGGTACAGCCTGTTTTTACTCCATATCAGGCGCAGTTGAATAGACGCTCTTATGGACAAATTGATGCGGCCCTTGTTAATGCACCAGGACAGCTCAATAATCAAAACAGTCATGCTTCAACTGGCATGGTCGGGGACATAGGTGCTCTGCTTCAGCCAAGAAACGACCAGAGTTTTCAAGGTTCCCCACAAAGGGTGCCACATGCTAATCTTAGAGCAGGCGATGTACATACTTCTCAATCAAGGAAGGTTAAGAAGGATTCAACCTTGCATTTAGAGCAATTAGGCATGAAATCTGAAGTCTCGTATGTGGCGCCTCCAATGGCCAAACAAAATTCAACGCTACAGAGCGGTCAGTCTTCTAAAGTGTTGATGAATAGCACAGCTCCAACAGAGGcagattcttcatctaaACAATCAAATAAGGTAGGAGAATCACATGTATCAGCTACAGATCTGCCAAGAGAATTCAGCAATGCTCCAGGGACTCCAGTCATGTTACCCCCTCCaaagacgaagaagaaagcaAGGGCTGCTAGAGTCATTACTGGCGGGCTATCTTATGCAGAGACTACGCCTTTGCCTTACAACAACACTTCCCAAGTATCTATCGATAATGGCTCCGTAGTCGCATCAACAAACATAGAAAGTACAACCCTGAATTTACCCGCTAATGAGATGATACTACCCCGCACTGTAGAGGCACCTATTCAAAACGAACACATTGGCAGCGTACTACCCAAAGACATTGTACAACATATGGTAGAATCCGGCGAAAATgttgaaaaggaaatagTTACGGAAATCCAACCAGACGAGCATGCTAGATTTAGTCCTAATGAGCGGATTGTTGAGCCGGCGTACGAACCTTCTCCAAGTTTAAATACGCTTGCCGTCGATAGACCGAGACAGGAAGAGAATGATGAACAAGGAACGCGAGAGGCCAAGGAGGCTGAATCTATTCAAGCAGTCGAGACTGTTACAGCGGTAGAGAGAGTTCAGCCAAAGGAAGGTACTCAGATACCAGAAGTTAATGAGATTGTTGGAAGTAGTCACTTCAATGAAGCTGTTCAAGGACAACTAAAGGAGCCCGTAAAAATTGGAGATACACTGTCCCCAGTAGATAATTTAGAGGAGCAAGATAACCAAAATGACAGCGATTAtgttaatgaagaagatcaaCCTTCtgttaataataattatgTTGCTCAAAGACGGCCAGCAGGCGATACAAAGGTCCCTCTTGAGAGCCCTAAAGCACAGTTAACAAATGGAGAGATTGACGAACAAGAATTAGTTGATAGTCCAGCGGATGTTCCTGGTTTAGGTCTCAATATTCGATCAGATAAAGTACTTCCTCCACCGGTTTTTACCAATCCATACGCTCCCCCTCTCCTCAAGAATAAAACAATTGCTTCAAATGGACCTTCACAGAGGAAAGCGTATCTTCCTACTTCTTACAGCCAATCTACTCCAAATGTGGTTCAAGATGAACCTATTGTGGGAGATAATGTAGATATGTTTGCTTATGGTGGTTATAAGTCACATTCAGAAGAGAAGCAAGCGGCTATTGAACCGCCCGAATGGGTTGAGCCTCCAGTTTCTTTGAGTGCACATATTGGGGAAGCTAAACAATTcgaacaagaaaatatattaccTACTGAACCTTCCAACATTGCAGGTCAATCTTTAATGCATCCAAAGCCTTCTACGAACAAATTTGCACCAATACGAGCATCAGAAGTTGTTACCAACGAAACATTTGAACCGGTTATTAAGAAAAGCGATTCGAATTTCAGATCTTTTACACCTGTCGTCACTGGTGTAGATAGTATTGAATACAATGATGTTGTTGAAGACGAATCagatgatgaggatgagGGTGCAGCTACAAAGAAGGATGCGACAAAGAGTGccaagaagaaagaagaatatgagAAACCTGTAGATGGAGATAACAAGCCAGGTTGGTTTGGTTggttgaagaaagaaacgAACGAAAAGAAGCCTGTCAAAGCCAAACTGGGTAATCAAAACAGTTTTTACTACGATGAAAAACTGAGGCGTTGGGTGAATAAGAATGCCACTGAGGAGGAGAAACAAAAGCTTGCCGAAGCTGCGGCTCCTCCGCCTCCACCAGTGATAAAACGTAAGGACACTGTACCGAAGACGAAACCGCGTGCAAGCATAAGTCATGTTCAGCCATCTGCTGTCTCCCCAGTAGCTGCAGTCCTTCCTACAAATCCACTCACTGGTGAACCTTTAATGACGACGCCTTCAATAGTAGCTGAGGACAAATTGGCGGAAAAATCTGCCCCAGCAGCACCAACACCCGGTCAAGGACCTGCAATCACATCGCAGCCTGGAAGTGCGATCAATAATCTTTCCGGAAAGAAGACAAACGACTTGAATGACctattgaatatttcagGTACTCGTTCTGTTGCTTCTAggagaaagaagaagtcaGGAAGAGGTTATGTTAACGTTATGGAAAATCTATAA